The Oncorhynchus clarkii lewisi isolate Uvic-CL-2024 chromosome 31, UVic_Ocla_1.0, whole genome shotgun sequence genome includes the window GCTTTTTAGCGCGTAAATGTTACCATCATCAGAATTAATATttaggtagtatacagtaggaGCGTCGCCATCACTTTTCCAAATGTTATAAGACACACGAGCGTTTTCATCTTGGTCTCTATCTGAGGCGCTCATGGAAAACACAGACGCGTGTGGAGCATTGTTTTCCGGTACATAAAAAGTATACTGACTCTGAGAAAACACAGGACTGTTATCATTAACGTCTGAAATATGGACTGTGATGGTTTTGTGGGAAGACAGTGATGGGAGTCCTTTATCTGTAGAAGTTATTCTCACTGTGTACATAGGCTCTGACTCTTTGTCCAATCTGCTTTTAGTAATCAACGAATACATATTTTTCTGAAAAGACGGTTTTAATTCGAAAGGGATGTTGTCTGAGATTGTACATATAACTACGCCGTTTTCACCAGAGTCCATATCAAACACGCTGATAAGAGCTACCGCTGTACCGGGTCGTGCATCCTCGGGGACTTGGCTTGATAGGGACGTCACGTCCATCTCAGGTGCGTTGTCATTTACATCTTTCACGTTAATAACAACACTACAGTGACCAGTCAATGTAACCGGACCTTTGTCAGAGGCCTGAATGTCAATTTCATAAACACTCTGCTCTTCAAAATCTATTAATCCTTTTACAGTGATCTCACCTGTAACATCATCTATCTCGAATAAATCGAACGCTTTGTTTTTAAGACTGTTATCAAAAGTGTATATAACCTGTCCGTTGGCGCCATCATCTATATCCGTGGCGTGTAATCTTAGGACTGAGGCACCTACTGGAGGATTTTCATATAAAGTTACCGTATACACCTGCCTGTCAAAGACTGGTGCGTTGTCATTGACATCAATCACATGTATTGTTATATTGACTGTGCCAGATCTTGCGGTCTCACCGCCGTCAAACGCAGTCAAAATCAGTCGAATTTCAGGTTTCTGCTCTCTGTCTAGCGGCTTTTTCAAAATCAGAAAAGGAATTTTATCCTCACCGCGAGTTTTAACATCTAAGTCAAAGTTATCGTTTTGACTGAGAGTGTACTTACGGAGACTATTTGCTCCAACATCAGGGTCACGCGCAGCGTCAAGAGGAAAGCGCGTTCCTTGGAGCACAGCATTCTCTGCTATCTCTAAGCGTTTCTCATTTTCTGGAAAAATGGGAGAATGGTCATTTATATCCGTAATTTCAATCTCAACATAATGTATTTCCATTGGATTTTCGGCGACGGTTTTTAGGTTGATTAAACACACAATGTTTTTCTCACACAGCTCCTCCCTGTCGATGTTCCTGTTCACATACAACACGCCATTATCTTGGTTTATCTGCAAAAGACCTTCCTTAGAGCCAGATACAATCCGAAACCTTCGCTCCGCCAGTATATCCACACTGAACCCCAAATCCTTTGCTACATCTCCCACATAAGAACCTTCTTTCGACTCCTCCGCGATAGAATAACGTATTTGACCATAAGCTCCACGGGAGAAGcacaacaaaaatacaaacgACAGCATCGCCCAGTGAGGcgcctctcttctctgtctgtctatcatttTGACAAGCCCTGTTATTTTGGAACCATTACAGTCCGCTTCATCCAGAAAAATCAAGGTGCCAAGTTCATCCACGAAAAAGATTCAAGCAAGTATCCATGCGGATGGTATTCTCCATTCCAGAAAGCAAGTGCCCATTTCACTAGACTCGAATGATTTTTAATGAGGCAACacgagaaagggagggagggattcaaactaaatgcatgtttCTAACACTGTAAAGCAGCGACACCACGCGCATTAGGAGAATGGGTTTCATGCGCAGCAACTCAAACCGAAACATAAATATGtgacatgtcaaataacactTTGAACTGAAAAGTGTTTCAGAACAATTGTCGTGGACAGCGACCACTTTCAAATGTGGTGTTGACGCCTGATCCTCTGATTTCAAGGACAGACCCTGTGAGAGGTGTAGGTTTGTTAAAACGCCAAAGCCATACTCCGAAAAAACATATTAGACCCACTCAAACAAGACCCCGTAGTTCAAATAAATATatgaacttttttttaaatgggacAATAATCTATGCGATTTCTATACAATTACAGAGACATACATGTCTTACCTCTCCAGAAGCTCTCCTCCTGTGTTCAGGTACCACTAGAGTATTCCCATTGCTGCCCGGGACTATAGTAGAACCTATACTCATTCTGGGTCCAACTAACATGTACCGTTTGTCTCCGGATCGGTACTGGATGCTGTGGCACAGTGTCCCGTCGTAATTCACATCTTGTAAATACTTGGAGGAATCGTCTGGGGCTTTGGAGCACTGCATTACAATCAACACGATGATACTGATGATAAAAAGTGCTGAAACTGACCCCAAAGTTatgatcaaataaaatgtaacgCTGTTCTCCTCCTCGTCTTTTACTGCGCTTTTAACATCAGAAGCTGCAAAAGCCTCTTTGGGCTCCACAACGTTGATAATCACAGTAGCTGTTGCTGAGAGTGAAACGTTCCCATTGTCTTTCACCAGTATGACCAGTTTGTGCTCAGCCTCGTCTGTCTCTGTGAACGACCGAAGTGTCcttatctgtcctgtataacgGTCCAAAGCAAAGAGACTGTGGTCAGTAACTTCCTGCAGTGAAAATAATAACCAGCCGTTATATCCTATATCAGCGTCATAGGCTCTCACTTTAGCGACCAAATGGCCTGCGTTCATATTACGGGGAATCTCCTCCACACCTTCAGCGGAACCATTATTACTAACTGGGTACAAGATCACTGGAGCGTTGTCGTTCTGATCCAGAATGAACACGTTTATTGTGACGTTGCTGCTTAGTGACGGAATTCCAGAGTCTGTAGCTACAACTTGGAATTGGAATGTTTTGATGGTTTCAAAGTCAAAGCTTTTTAGAGCGGAAATATGTCCATTATCAGAATTGATATTCAAGAAAGATGTCATACCATTTTGAGTCCCTTCGCCTCTAACAATGTGATATGAAATGGCTGCATTCTCATTCAAGTCTTTGTCAGTAGCGATTACAGAGAATATGAATGCACCGGGGGCGTTATTTTCCACTAAGTACAGCTCAAGAGGGTTTTGAGAGAATTCTGGACTGTTATCGTTCACATCTGATATCTGGATGCTCAGAGTTTTGAATGTGGACAGAGGAGGCTGACCACAGTCAGTGGCTGATATTGTGATGTGATAATGGGACACAAACTCTCTGTCTAATCGTTGTTTGGTCACTAAAGAGTACATATTATCCTGAAAGGAAGGTTTTAACTCAAAAGGTACATCTCCTAACAGACTACACAACACTTTTCCATTGATACCGGAGTCTTTATCACTGACACTTATGAGAGAAATAACAGTTTCTGGTTTGGAATCTTCAGAGACCATATTGGAAAGGGATGTTACCTCTATCTCGGGTTTGTTATCATTTACGTCAAGTATTTTTATGATAACCCCGCATTCGACAGTCCATGGAGGCTGACCTCTGTCTGATGCTTGCACACTTAGTTTGTACACCTCGGTGTCATCAAAGTCTACCTGGGCCTTAACTGTAATTTCACCTGTAACGCTATCCAATTCAAACACGTCATAAACTTTGCTCTTGAGGTTTCTGCCAAGAGAGTATTCAACAACACGGTTTAACCCTTCATCTAGATCAGTAGCATTTACTTTTACAACGATGGTACCAATAGGGGCGTTTTCTTGTAAAGTTACAGAGTATGTGTCTTGACTAAAAACAGGCTTGTTATCATTTACGTCAAGAACAGTAACGGTTATATTTAGAGATCCTGATTTTGGCGGATTCCCTCCATCGATAGCAGTTAAAACCAATGAGTGGTTGATTCTGTTCTCCCTATCTAGAGATTTCTTTAATATTAAAAATGGTATTTTGTCCTCATCGCTATCTTTGATCTCAATGTCGAAAAAAATATTCTGACTTAATTTGTAAAAACGTACAGAGTTTACCCCTATGTCCGGATCACGAGCAGTCGGAATTTGTAAGCGAGTTCCCGGAGGGACGTGTTCTGCTATTTCAAAATGCTGCTCCTTTTCTGTGAACATAGGTGAATGGTCATTGACATCTTTGATTTCTAACTGAACATAATGTATTTCTAGAGGATTCTCAACAACGATTTTCAGGTTTATCATGCACGCACTACTGCCATCACAGAGCTCCTCTCTGTCGATATTCTTATGAACATACAAGACGCCATTGTTCTGATTAACCTGGAAAAGAGCGTCCTTAGATCCAGAAACGATACGAAACCGCCTCGCCAACAAACTACTGACGTCAAGACCCAAATCCTTAGCAACATTTCCAACAACGGATCCCTCTTTCACCTCCTCTGGAATAGAGTACCTTATCTGAGCCGAAACCTGCTCCACGAAGCACAGCAGCAAAGAGAAACGCAGAGTAACACACCAATATTCCCATCTGCGCCTTTGTCCTCCGTCTCCCATCGTTAAAAAGACAATTAAGCACAATCCTCAAATAGAAAATAAATTCCTAGTGATCAGATGACCGACTCGTAACGATCCATAGGCCTACTGAATAGAATTCTTAAGCACCGGAAAAATAATAAATGTATTATCTGTACACATGAGCACGTCTTGTTCTGATGTCCACCGTActctatctgtatgtgtgggggtgGAAACAGCCCAGAGGGGCAGGGCCTAATCTACCAACAGTCTAATTTATTACACTGACATCCTGTGGTCCGGGATACAGATTCTATACCTTTATAAACTTGGAGATATTGTCTGTTTTCTAGTTGCAATAGCTATGGCGTAGCAGTCAAGTAATATAGAAAATGTGTAAagggaaagagagactgagatggactCCAACACATACATACAACAAGTAAGCTGTTGATTCAGCACCACCGAGGTGGACAGCGACCGAGTCAGCAGCCTGTACTTCATCACGAACACTAAAGACATTCCAATGAAccagaaaacaaatcaaatgacCAACACGATACTTTATATACAAAATAGTGTAACTGTTGAAATGCTTTGAAATAGCTCTTACCTCTCCAGAAGCTCTCCTCTTGTGGTCAGGTACCACTAGAGTATTCCCATTGCTGCCCGGGACTATAGTAGAACCTATACTCATTCTGGGTCCAACTAACATGTACCGTTTGTCTCCGGATCGGTACTGGATGCTGTGGCACAGTGTCCCGTCGTAATTCACATCTTGTAAATACTTGGAGGAATCGTCTGGGGCTTTGGAGCACTGCATTACAATCAACACGATGATACTGATGATAAAAAGTGCTGAAACTGACCCCAAAGTTatgatcaaataaaatgtaatgcTGTTCTCCTCCTCGTCTTTTACTGCGCTTTTAACATCAGATGCTGCAAAAGCCTCTTTGGGCTCCACAACGTTGATAATCACAGTAGCTGTTGCTGAGAGTGAAACGTTCCCATTGTCTTTTACCAGTATGACCAGTTTATGCTCAGCCTCGTCTGTCTCTGTGAATGACCGAAGTGTCcttatctgtcctgtataacgGTCCAAAGCAAAGAGACTGTGGTCAGTAACTTCCTGCAGTGAAAATAATAACCAGCCGTTATATCCTATATCAGCGTCATAGGCTCTCACTTTAGTCACCAAATGGCCTGCGTTCACATTGCGGGGAATCTCCTCCACACCTTCAGTGGAACCATTAGCGCTGACTGGATACAAGATCACTGGAGCGTTGTCGTTCTGATCCAGAATGAACACATTCACTGTGACGTTGCTGCTTAGTGACGGAGTTCCAGAGTCTGTAGCTACAACTTGGAATTGGAACGTTTTGAGCGTTTCAAAGTCAAAGCTTTTCAGTGCGGATATAAGTCCATTATCAGAATTGATATTCAGGAAAGGTGCCATGGCGTTCTGTGTCCCTTCCCCTCTAACAATGTGATATGAAATCGCAGCATTTTCATTCAAGTCTTTATCTGCGGCGCTTACAGAGAATATGGACCCACCAGGTCCGTTATTTTCCACTAAGTACAGCTCAAGAGGGTTTTGGTAGAATTCTGGACTGTTATCGTTCACGTCTGATATCTGGACGTTCAGAGTTTTGAATGTGGACAGAGGAGGCTGACCACAGTCAGTGgctgttattgtgatgtcatacagGGACACAAGTTCTCGATCTAAACGCTGCTTCGTAACTAAAGAGTACGTGTTATCTTGAAATGAAGGTTTCAATTCAAAAGGTACATCTTCTGACAGACTGCAAATGACTTTACCGTTAATGCCGGAGTCTTTGTCAGTTACACTTATGAGAGAAATAACAGTTCCTGGTTTGGAATCTTCAGAGACCTTATTGGAAAGGGATGTTACCTCTATCTCGGGTTTGTTATCATTTACGTCAAGTATTTTTATGATAACCCTACATTCTGTCCTCATAGGGGGCTGTCCCTTATCTGATGCCATAACATCAGCTCTGTAAACTTCAGTATCCTCAAAGTCGATATTACCCTTCACTGATATTTCACCGGTATTGGAATCTAAGCTAAAAGTATCATATACTTTTCTTTTTAGGTTTTTCACGAATGAATATATAATTTCAGAATAGACACCGTCGTCCAAATCGGTAGCATTAACTTTAGCAACAATTGTTCCAACTGCACCGTTTTCATGTATTGTCACAGAATAAACGTCCTGGTTGAAAATAGGTCTGTTGTCATTATTATCAAGAACAGTGACTGAAATGTTGACATGCCCTGATCTTGGCGGGCTACCGCCATCGATGGCCGTTAAAACTAAAATATGTTTGCTTTCACGTTCCCTATCGAGAGGTTTATGTAATTTCAAAACAGGGAGTTTTCCTTCTTCTCCAGTGTCCCGCAGCTCCAGATCAAAATATTCAGTATGGCTTAATTTATATAAACGAATAGAATTCATTCCGGAATCTGGATCACGTGCTGCCTGTAACTGGAAACCTGTGCCTGGCAGAGTAGATTCTGCTATTTCCAAATTCTGTTCTTTCTCTGAGAAACTGGGTGAATGGTCGTTCACATCACTTATCTCTATCCCCACATAATGTATTTCTAGAGGATTCTCAACAACGATTTTCAGGTTTATCATGCACGCACTACTGCCATCACAGAGCTCCTCTCTGTCGATATTCTTATAAACATACAAGACGCCATTGTTCTGATTAACCTGGAAAAGAGCGTCCTCAGATCCAGAAACGATACGAAACCGCCTCTCCACCAAAATACTGACGCCAAGACCCAAATCCTTAGCAACATTTCCAACAACGGACCCCTCTTTCACCTCCTCTGGAATAGAGTACCTTATCTGAGCCGAAACCTGCTCCACGAAGCACAGCAGCAAAGAGAAACGCAGAGCAACACACCAGTACTCCCATCTGCGCCTTTGTCCTCCGTCTCCCATCGTTAAACAGCGGAACAAAAACACTGTCCTCAATGAAAAAATACAATCCTAATGATCAGATGACCAACTTGCAATGATCCATACTGAATTCAACTTCTCAGTCAGTAAACAATTATAGCCTGCTCTGACATGGCAAGTCTTGTTCTGATGTCTGGACCACTCTCTCGGTATGTGTAGAACAAAACAGCCCAGAGAGGGGCAGAGCCTACTCTAAGAGTAAATACCTGACAGTCTCCTTATGTTATACTGACACCCTGCGGTCCAAGCTCCTGTCTGCTGCGTAGACCACACGAGAATATAGTATTGTAAAATAAATTCGTTTTTCCGCTTTTTGTATTGCTAGAAGGCCCGGTTGCACTGGGTCACTTTAATTAAAGGCATAATCAAAGGATGAAGAAAGGTTGAGGAAGAATACAATTAAATGGAACAGTAGGATACGAAGTTGATATAGAGGAGAACACATTCAAATAGGATGGCAGAGTCGAGCTTTCAACAAAAACAATTACTGTTTAATTCAGCACCACTAGAGTGGACAGCAACCACATGCAATATACATTATGCACAGAAAACCTGTTTGTAGACAATTGAGTCATGTTGGGACCTGGTTTTGACTACTCAACTACTTGAAGGGAGAGATCTGCATATCTCACAAACGCACCCATATAAAGCGACCAACAAACACAAGAGATTATGCATGCACATAGCTCACCTCTCCAGACGCACTTCTCCTGTGGTCAGGTATCACTAGAGTATTCCCATTGCTGACCGGGACTATAGTAGAACCTATACTCATTCTGGGTCCAACTAACATGTACCGTTTGTCTCCGGATCGGTACTGGATACTGTGGCACAGTGTCCCGTCGTAATTCACATCTTGTAAATACTTGGAGGAATCGTCTGGGGCTTTGGAGCACTGCATTACAATCAACACGATGATACTGATGATAAAAAGTGCTGAAACGGACATCAAAGTTatgatcaaataaaatgtaacgCTGTTCTCCTCCTCGTCTTTTACTGCGCTTTTAACATCAGAAGCTGCAAAAGCCTCTTTGGGCTCCACAACGTTGATAATCACAGTAGCTGTTGCTGAGAGTGAAACGTTCCCATTGTCTTTTACCAGTATGACCAGTTTATGCTCAGCCTCGTCTGTCTCTGTGAATGACCGAAGTGTCcttatctgtcctgtataacgGTCCAAAGCAAAGAGACTGTGGTCAGTAACTTCCTGCAGTGAAAATAATAACCAGCCGTTATATCCTATATCAGCGTCATAGGCTCTCACTTTAGTCACCAAATGGCCTGCGTTCACATTGCGGGGAATCTCCTCCATACCTTCAGCGGAACCGTTAGCGCTGACTGGATACAAGATCAGAGGAGCGTTGTCGTTCTGATCCAGTATGAACACGTTTATTGTGACGTTGCTGATAAGTGACGGAGTTCCAGAGTCTGTAGCTACAACTTGGAATTGGAATGTTTTGAAGCGTTCAAAGTCAAAGCTTTTTAGAGCGGAAACGAGTCCATTATCAGAATTGATATTCAGGAAAGATGTCATATCATTCTGTGTCCCTTCACCTCTAACAACGTGATATGAAATCGCAGCATTTTCATTCAAGTCTTTATCTGTTGCGGTTACAGAGAATATGGATGCACCAGGGGCGTTATTTTCCAGTAAGTACAGCTCAATAGGGTTTTGAGAGAATTCTGGGCTGTTATCGTTCACATCTGATATCTGGACGTTCAGAATTTTAAATGTGGACAGAGGAGGCTGACCACAGTCAGTGGCTGTTATTGTGATGTGATAATGGGAGACGACTCTCCCAAGACTCTCTCTGCAGGGCCTAGTATACCAGAAAGTCTCCTTGTGTTATACTGACACACTGCGGACCGATCTACCGTTGACCATGAGTACATACGAAAATACCTTTCTGTATTAGAATCAGCAAATTAACCAGCACTATATTACAGTTACAGGCGTGTGACGATGAAAGGTTTAGTGGGAGTAAAATGAAAAGGACTGGGACTAAAtgaatgtggaggtctacagATGTAAAAGACAGGCATGGTACATACACGATTGCAAAGAAAAACAATGATCTTGTAAATCAGCACCACAGGGGGTGGACAGCAATTGCATGAACGAGTTCAGTTCTCCATTACGCACAGAAAAGCAGTTTGTAGACAGGGAAATTACACTCACGTGTCATGTTGGGACCTAGTTTTTGACTAATCAGTCAACGTTTTCAAATATCAGTATATCTCATGCCCATATAAACAAAAAACAATTTCAAGAGACTTATCACTAATTCAGCGCCATCAAGGTAGATAGTAAGCGCTTAATCTTCAGGCATACATCTCATTACGCACGATAAATACATTCAAATAACCAGCCATATGCTTTCAAAGTTTAATGCTCAAAGACAGTTCTTACCTCTCCAGAAGCTCTCCTCCTATTTTCAGGTACCACTAGAGTATTCCCATTGCTGCCCGGGACAATAGTAGAACCTATACTCATTCTGGGTCCAACTAACATGTACCGTTTGTCTCCGGATCGGTACTGGATGCTGTGGCACAGTGTCCCGTCGTAATTCACATCTTGTAAATACTTGGAGGAATCGTCTGGGGCTTTGGAGCACTGCATTACAATCAACACGATGATACTGATGATAAAAAGTGCTGAAACTGACATCAAAGTTatgatcaaataaaatgtaacgCTGTTCTCCTCCTCGTCTTTTACTGCGCTTTTAACATCAGAAGCTGCAAAAGCCTCTTTGGGCTCCACAACGTTGATAATCACAGTAGCTGTTGCTGAGAGTGAAACGTTCCCATTGTCTTTTACCAGTATGACCAGTTTATGCTCAGTCTCGTCTGTCTCTGTGAATGACCGAAGTGTCCTTATCTGTCCTGTATAGCGGTCCAAGGCAAAGAGACTGTGGTCAGTAACTTCCTGCAGTGAAAATAATAACCAGCCGTTATATCCTATATCAGCGTCATAGGCTCTCACTTTAGTCACCAAATGGCCTGCGTTCACATTGCGGAGAATCTCCTCCACACCTGCAGCGGAACCATTAGCGCTGACTGGATACAAGATCACTGGAGCGTTGTCGTTCTGATCCAGAATGAACACGTTTATTGTGACGTTGCTGCTTAGTGACGGAGTTCCTGAGTCTGTAGCTACAACTTGGAATTTAAATGTTTTGAGGGTTTCAAAGTCAAAGCTTTTTAGAGCGGAAACGAGTCCATTGCCAGAATTGATATTCAGGAAAGATGCAAAAACATTCTGTGTCCCTTCACCTCTAACAATGTGATATGAAATTGCTGCATTTTCATTTAAGTCTTTATCAGAGGCGCTTACAGAGAATATGGACGCACCAGGGGCGTTATTTTCCAGTAAGTACAGCTCAATAGGGTTTTGGGAGAATTCTGGGCTGTTATCGTTCACATCTGATATCTGGACGTTCAGAGTGTTGAATGTGGACAGAGGAGGCTGACCACAGTCAGTGGCTGTTATAGTGATGTCATAATGGGACACGAGTTCTCTGTCTAAACGGCCCTTTGTGACGACAGAATAAACGTTTTCTTTATATGATGACTTTAACTCAAATGGCACGTCTTCAGATATACTAGCAAGCACTTTAGCATTAATACCGGAATCTTTATCTGTCACACTGATGAGAGAAATAACAGTTCCTGGTTTAGAAACTTCAGACACCGTCTTAGAGAGGGACGTAACACCAATAGATGGTTTATTGTCATTTACATCAGTTATCTTTATAATAACTCGACAGTCAACAGTCAGTGGAGGTTGGCCTTTATCAGACGCCTCTATATTTAACCTGTACACCTCATTATCCTCGAAATCTACTGGACCTTTAACCCGAATATCTCCAGTGAGGCTATCCAGTTCAAATATGTCATATACTCCACGCTTTAAATTCCTACCAAGTGTATATTCAACTTCTCCATTTGATCCATGGTCTGTATCAGTTGCGTTAACCCTTACTACAATCCTACCGATATCAGCATTTTCCTGTAACGTCACTGAGTAGACGTCTTGGCTACATACAGGTTGATTATCATTTGTATCAAGgactgtgacagtgatgttcagAGTACCTGTTCCAGGTGGATTCCCCCCATCCAATGCTGTCAATAGTAATAGATGTTTGGTCTTCAGTTCCCTATCTAAGGCTTTCTGTAAAACCAAAAAAGGGATTTTATAACCTTCCCCGCTATCTCGCAGCTCTAAATCAAAATGCTCGTTTTGATTTAATTTATAGGTACGTACTGAATTTATGCCATAGTCCAAATCACGCGCAGCCTGGAGTTCAAAACGAGCCCCTGGCAATTTATTCTCAGCTATTTTGATGTGTATATCTTTCTCGGAGAAGCTGGGGGTATGGTCGTTTATGTCTGTTATTTCTACACCTACGTAATGGACTTCTAACGGGTTTTCAACAATGATCTCTAGATCTATCACACATGCAACATTTCCGACACAAAGCTCCTCTCTGTCAATATTCTTATGAACATACAAGACGCCATTGTTCTGATTAACCTGGAAAAGAGCGTCCTTAGATCCAGAAACGATACGAAACCGCCTCTCCAACAAAGTACTGACGTCAAGACCCAAATCCTTAGCAACATTTCCAACAACGGATCCCTCTTTCACCTCCTCTGGAATAGAGTACCTTATCTGAGCCGAAACCTGCTCCACGAAGCACAGCAGCAAAGAGAAACGCAGAGCAACACACCAGTACTCCCATCTGCGCCTTTGTCCTCCGTCTCCCATCGTTAAATATAAAATGAAAGACAATCCTCAATGAAAAAATACAATCCTGGAGATCAGATGGCAAACGGGGTTCTATCCACACTTTATCCAATGTTTCATCAGCGAAATAGAAGACAATCCTTTATGTCTATCGTCTTGTTCTAATTTCGGCCCCGACCTATGTACGGAACGAAATAACCCAGAGAGGGGCAGGGCCTATTCTACAAagcaccagtcagtcagtcaccttGTGTTATACTGACACCCAGCGCTCCGAGCTCCTGTTTACCACTGTAGACTGCATTGTTTTGTACATACATTTGCTTGTGACTATTTGTATTGATAAAAGCCCCAGTTGCAATGGGCCCatttttttcatttaacctttatttaactaggcaaatcagataagaacgaattcttatttacaatgatggcctaccccggacaacgatgggccaattgtacgccgccctatgggactcccaatcacgtccggatgtgatacagccgggattcgaaccaggatgcagtgccttagaacgctgcacCATTCGGGAGCCCTTAAGAATAGCAATGTAAAAGGGTGAGGAAAGGTCGAGGAAGAATATAAAATGGTATAGAACAGTAGGCTACTAAGATGATGTAGAGAATTGGCCAACACACTTAAAAAAGAAGAGAAGGCAACAACACCCGTTCAACGGAAAACAATGAATGTACAAATCAGCACCACTAGAGATTACCTCAACCGCACCAGCCATTATGCACAGAAATGCCGTTTGTAGAAAAAGGAGTGTTGCTGTATCATCATATTTCCCAAACACCCATATAGGCCAAAAACAAGCACATAAGATTATAAATGTGCAGCGCTTACCTCTCCAGAAGCACTCCTCCTGTGTTCAGGTACCACTAGAGTATTCCCATTGCTGCCCGGGACTATAGTAGAACCTATACTCATTCTGGGTCCAACTAACATGTACCGTTTGTCTCCGGATCGGTACTGGATGCTGTGGCACAGTGTCCCGTCGTAATTCACATCTTGTAAATACTTGGAGGAATCGTCTGGGGCTTTGGAGCACTGCATGACAATCAACACGATGATACTGATGATAAAAAGTGCTGAAACTGACACCAAAGTTatgatcaaataaaatgtaacgCTGTTCTCCTCCTCGTCTTTTACTGCGCTTTTAACATCAGAAGCTGCAAAAGCCTCTTTGGGCTCCACAATGTTGATAATCACAGTAGCTGTTGCTGAGAGTGAAACGTTCCCATTGTCTTTTACCAGTATGACCAGTTTATGCTCAGCCTCGTCTGTCTCTGTGAATGACCGAAGTGTCCTTATCTGTCCTGTATAGCGGTCCAAAGCAAAGAGACTGTGGTCAGTAACTTCCTGCAGTGAAAATAATAACCAGCCGTTATATCCTATATCAGCGTCATAGGCTCTCACTTTAGTCACCAGATGGCCTGCGTTCACATTGCGGGGAATCTCCTCCACACCTTCAGCGGAACCATTATTACTAACTGGATACAAGATCACTGGAGCATTGTCGTTCTGATCCAGAATGAACACGTTTATTGTGACGTTGCTGCTTAGTGACGGAGTTCCAGAGTCTGTAGCTACAACTTGGAATTGGAATGTTTTGAGGGTTTCAAAGTCAAAG containing:
- the LOC139390874 gene encoding protocadherin alpha-3-like, which gives rise to MGDGGQRRRWEYWCVALRFSLLLCFVEQVSAQIRYSIPEEVKEGSVVGNVAKDLGLGVSILVERRFRIVSGSEDALFQVNQNNGVLYVYKNIDREELCDGSSACMINLKIVVENPLEIHYVGIEISDVNDHSPSFSEKEQNLEIAESTLPGTGFQLQAARDPDSGMNSIRLYKLSHTEYFDLELRDTGEEGKLPVLKLHKPLDRERESKHILVLTAIDGGSPPRSGHVNISVTVLDNNDNRPIFNQDVYSVTIHENGAVGTIVAKVNATDLDDGVYSEIIYSFVKNLKRKVYDTFSLDSNTGEISVKGNIDFEDTEVYRADVMASDKGQPPMRTECRVIIKILDVNDNKPEIEVTSLSNKVSEDSKPGTVISLISVTDKDSGINGKVICSLSEDVPFELKPSFQDNTYSLVTKQRLDRELVSLYDITITATDCGQPPLSTFKTLNVQISDVNDNSPEFYQNPLELYLVENNGPGGSIFSVSAADKDLNENAAISYHIVRGEGTQNAMAPFLNINSDNGLISALKSFDFETLKTFQFQVVATDSGTPSLSSNVTVNVFILDQNDNAPVILYPVSANGSTEGVEEIPRNVNAGHLVTKVRAYDADIGYNGWLLFSLQEVTDHSLFALDRYTGQIRTLRSFTETDEAEHKLVILVKDNGNVSLSATATVIINVVEPKEAFAASDVKSAVKDEEENSITFYLIITLGSVSALFIISIIVLIVMQCSKAPDDSSKYLQDVNYDGTLCHSIQYRSGDKRYMLVGPRMSIGSTIVPGSNGNTLVVPDHKRRASGECS
- the LOC139390584 gene encoding protocadherin alpha-3-like isoform X3; translated protein: MGDGGQRRRWEYWCVTLRFSLLLCFVEQVSAQIRYSIPEEVKEGSVVGNVAKDLGLDVSSLLARRFRIVSGSKDALFQVNQNNGVLYVHKNIDREELCDGSSACMINLKIVVENPLEIHYVQLEIKDVNDHSPMFTEKEQHFEIAEHVPPGTRLQIPTARDPDIGVNSVRFYKLSQNIFFDIEIKDSDEDKIPFLILKKSLDRENRINHSLVLTAIDGGNPPKSGSLNITVTVLDVNDNKPVFSQDTYSVTLQENAPIGTIVVKVNATDLDEGLNRVVEYSLGRNLKSKVYDVFELDSVTGEITVKAQVDFDDTEVYKLSVQASDRGQPPWTVECGVIIKILDVNDNKPEIEVTSLSNMVSEDSKPETVISLISVSDKDSGINGKVLCSLLGDVPFELKPSFQDNMYSLVTKQRLDREFVSHYHITISATDCGQPPLSTFKTLSIQISDVNDNSPEFSQNPLELYLVENNAPGAFIFSVIATDKDLNENAAISYHIVRGEGTQNGMTSFLNINSDNGHISALKSFDFETIKTFQFQVVATDSGIPSLSSNVTINVFILDQNDNAPVILYPVSNNGSAEGVEEIPRNMNAGHLVAKVRAYDADIGYNGWLLFSLQEVTDHSLFALDRYTGQIRTLRSFTETDEAEHKLVILVKDNGNVSLSATATVIINVVEPKEAFAASDVKSAVKDEEENSVTFYLIITLGSVSALFIISIIVLIVMQCSKAPDDSSKYLQDVNYDGTLCHSIQYRSGDKRYMLVGPRMSIGSTIVPGSNGNTLVVPEHRRRASGEMRSETLRQDPRSRPQSLSHTQPRKLTPKVPNSDWRYSASLRTGMQSSVHMEESSVMQGAQGVLVQNWPTVSSATGDAEGGETSPPMGAGVDSNSWHFRYGAGGPGGPPQHLKPGEVPPEAFIIPGSPAIISIRQQGGEDDKSDFITFGKKEEAKKKKKKKKEKKDKKDKGKDDDE